In Candidatus Poribacteria bacterium, one genomic interval encodes:
- the rplU gene encoding 50S ribosomal protein L21, whose translation MHAIVTTGGKQYRVAVGEMLDVEKLDGDVGDQVTLSDVRLVSLDSGETKIGTPQVENAAVVCEIVAQDKNKKLIVFKSKRRKGYKRKLGHRQPFTRLRVEAINS comes from the coding sequence ATGCACGCGATTGTCACCACCGGCGGCAAGCAGTATCGCGTCGCGGTGGGTGAGATGCTGGACGTCGAGAAGCTCGACGGCGACGTGGGCGACCAGGTCACGCTGAGCGATGTGCGGCTCGTGTCGCTCGATTCGGGCGAGACGAAGATCGGTACGCCGCAGGTCGAGAACGCCGCGGTCGTCTGCGAGATCGTTGCGCAGGACAAGAACAAGAAGCTGATCGTCTTCAAGTCGAAGCGTCGCAAGGGGTACAAGCGGAAGCTGGGTCACAGGCAGCCGTTCACGCGGCTCCGAGTCGAAGCGATCAACTCCTAG